The genomic stretch AGAGCTGTATCGATCCCTTTGTACCGGGCTCTTTCAAGCAGGAGTTTTAACAACTCTTTTCCATACCCCCGGCCTCTGAATTCCGGTGCGATACAGTACCCGATATGGCCGCCTTTTTTAAACAGGGCTTCATTCAGATAGTGCCGGATTTTTCCATACCCCATCAGCGTGTCGCCGTCCATCAGCCAATAAGAAGACTGGGGTACGAGATGGGGTTTGAGATTGATGCCATTGGCACTTTCAATATTCTTCTGAATGTATTCTTCGAAGGATTCAAAGGGGATGCCGAATCCGTCGTTCATAAATCCGTTTTCCCCTTCCCCGATTTTCTGAATCAGTTCCCATTCTTTTTTTCCATCCAGAGGGCTGAAGGGTTTCAACTTGAGGTTCATAATTCATCATCCTCCATTCTTCCATAAGCCCGCAGAGCCTCTCCGGCCAGCTGATAGCCTATCCAGCCATCCTTTGGAACAGCGCCTATCGATTTGTAGAATCCGATAGCCGGTTCGTTCCAGTCGAGCACACTCCATTCGAAGCGGCCGCATTGATCCTTCAGGGCTTTTCGTGCAAGATATTTCAACAGGGCGCCGCCGGCTCCTTTGCCCCGGTATTCCGGTGTAATATACAGGTCTTCGAGGTATAATCCCCGCTTCCCCTGCCATGTCGAGTAATTGTAGAAATATACAGCAAAACCAACCGCATCCTTTTCCGATTCGCAAATCAGGGCATGGGCCGTTGCACCGTCTTCGAAAAGTGAAGTGCGGATATCTTCCAGGGTTGCAGAAACCTGATCGGGCGCTTTCTCGTAATCTGCCAGTTCTTTTATAAATTGAAGAATCAGAGGGGCATCACTTTCCAGGGCATTTCTAATTTCATATTTCATTTTATTTTTAATCCTCGGTTATGCAAATTTGTCCATATTATATCACAGGAAATCTAAAAGGGATTTCCTGAATTGATCAGAACGGCCATGTAAAAATAATAGAGCAGCAAAATAATCACCAGAAAGCCGAATAAAATGTATCTCTCCCGGTTTTTGCTTTTGTCAAAGCCGGCGGACATTCTTATCAGCACCAGAGTATCGGAAATGCTC from Candidatus Delongbacteria bacterium encodes the following:
- a CDS encoding GNAT family N-acetyltransferase — encoded protein: MNLKLKPFSPLDGKKEWELIQKIGEGENGFMNDGFGIPFESFEEYIQKNIESANGINLKPHLVPQSSYWLMDGDTLMGYGKIRHYLNEALFKKGGHIGYCIAPEFRGRGYGKELLKLLLERARYKGIDTALITCSSTNVRSQKVILANGGILQKADENDHWYWVNL
- a CDS encoding GNAT family N-acetyltransferase, whose product is MKYEIRNALESDAPLILQFIKELADYEKAPDQVSATLEDIRTSLFEDGATAHALICESEKDAVGFAVYFYNYSTWQGKRGLYLEDLYITPEYRGKGAGGALLKYLARKALKDQCGRFEWSVLDWNEPAIGFYKSIGAVPKDGWIGYQLAGEALRAYGRMEDDEL